A region of Armatimonadota bacterium DNA encodes the following proteins:
- a CDS encoding TIM barrel protein: MNPSRRDVLKASAGLAAGLAAGTGFAGSAMPQSTKFKLKYAPHFGMFENHAGKDPVDQLKFAADQGFTAWEDNGMMGNDPAMQEKLGNAMKSLGMTFGVFVADAEWSNPVYALGGEETRANLRKKAQAAVECAKRVGAKWMTVVPGPYDKRLAWDYQTANVIDCLKTMAEVFEPHGLVMVIESLNPYRDHPGMFLSRIPQAFQICKAVGSPSCKILFDMYHQQITEGNIIPNIDLAWSEIAYFQLGDNPGRNEPLTGEMNYRNIFKHIHGKSTELVIGMEHGKSVGGKEGEVKLLDAYRWCDDF, encoded by the coding sequence CCTCCCGCCGCGACGTCCTTAAAGCTTCTGCCGGGTTGGCCGCCGGGCTCGCCGCCGGAACCGGGTTTGCCGGATCCGCCATGCCCCAATCCACCAAGTTCAAACTCAAATACGCCCCCCACTTCGGCATGTTCGAGAACCATGCGGGCAAAGACCCGGTCGACCAACTCAAGTTCGCCGCCGACCAAGGTTTCACCGCGTGGGAAGACAACGGCATGATGGGCAACGACCCCGCCATGCAAGAAAAGCTGGGCAATGCCATGAAGAGCCTGGGAATGACTTTTGGCGTTTTTGTTGCCGATGCCGAATGGAGCAACCCGGTTTACGCCCTTGGCGGGGAGGAAACCCGGGCGAACCTACGGAAAAAAGCTCAAGCCGCCGTGGAATGCGCCAAGCGGGTGGGGGCCAAGTGGATGACAGTGGTTCCTGGCCCTTACGACAAGCGACTGGCCTGGGATTACCAAACCGCCAATGTCATCGACTGCCTCAAGACCATGGCCGAAGTGTTCGAACCGCATGGTCTGGTGATGGTGATCGAATCCCTCAACCCCTACCGCGACCACCCGGGGATGTTCCTCAGCCGAATCCCGCAGGCGTTCCAGATCTGCAAAGCCGTAGGCTCGCCCAGTTGCAAGATCCTGTTCGACATGTACCACCAGCAGATCACCGAGGGGAACATCATCCCCAACATCGACCTCGCTTGGTCGGAAATTGCCTACTTCCAGCTGGGCGACAACCCCGGTCGCAATGAGCCATTGACCGGCGAGATGAACTATCGCAACATCTTCAAGCACATTCACGGCAAGTCGACCGAACTGGTCATCGGCATGGAGCATGGCAAGTCAGTCGGCGGCAAGGAAGGCGA